tctcCTTTCTTCTATTTAGTCTTTTATGGGTTTAATCACATCACAGTCCCATTTGAATAAATTtaatcttgttttcttttttttggaaaatGTCCATAGTTCCTTTCGAAGGGAATTGGAAACAAAATAAGGTAGATTCCTAGATTTAGTTACACACTTTCTGCTTTTTAGTTATCTTACATGTCTTTAGGTGTATTCATTTAATGTCTATATATACCGAAACAGCCTTGCTCATATCTCACTCAATTTGCTAACCACTTGTTGTCTTTTGGTACCTCACATACAAAGCATATGCATTTTGTATGAAGCAGGAGTAGCACATAGATTTTGGTGTTGCTAGCTGTAAAAGTAACAATCTAAAAGACAATGGGAAGGATCAAATGATTTTGGTTGGTATTGCATTTCTGGTTCGAGCAGTGGTTTATTGAGCGTCTCGGTTTGTATCAGATATGCTGGTGACTAAGTATAATATAATTTGTCTTCATTATCTcaagttatatatattttgtgtaTCAACGCTAGAGGTTGGTATCCAATTATTCCAGGTTCAGTTTTTCCTTGAAGCGGTTTGAGACCAATCTTTGAGAATGATCATGCTCCTTACAAGTTGGAGCAGAGATTTGCCCGTTGAAGCTGGTTAAGAGTTGCAGCTGTTGTGTTGGTCTTTACTCAAATGGATGGAAGTGATCAAAGTGACCACAAAGGGAGGATCTGCCATCGCAAGATTATAGGTGTTCCAACTTCCAAAGAAAGGATGCGTACTATAAAATTCTAAGCTTTTCCTCAGTATATTAAGAAAAACTGCGAGTTAATATGGACATACGAAGTTGATGGCAATGATGAATGGGAACAATATCATAATAGAGGCAAGCTTTTCAATGCAATGTGTTGTTCATAGGCACTATACAAGTTAGTCCAGTAATTGTAGATTACGCATATAAGATAACAAACATGGAACTATCAACTATGGAAGGTACACTGCGGAACTAGTGGAGACTCTGTGAAGGAGATATGTAAGGAAAGATATATTTGCATGCGCACATGGGAGCCAGATAGCATTCAGAAGATGTCTATTTTTTTACCATAAAAAAACATCAGAATCAAATgagattttttgttttaaaacaaaGAGAGTTGAATTCCCTGCCTTCACAACTACAAACATGGCCCAAAACAAAGTACAACAATATGCAATAATTGGTAGTGTTTATCATTGtattcattaattaaaaaacattttcataaagatatttttctcaTTGTAATATTATCTTCATGGGGGAAGATGTCTATCATGACTATTCACCTTTTCCTAATTAGCGCTACTTAAAAAGGAAATACGTATTAGTATTACCTTCTAGGAAAAGAGAGTGTTTAACTATTTATTAGTGTCTCTTTTTAACAAACTGATATTTTTTCCTTCCGGAAAGGCCAAAATGTCCTTTTCTGCTAGGATATTTTTGTTAGGAAGCTTTGGGAGTGAtttatttatacaatgtgtataatagtGTATAtgagttacaaaataaatatcacTCATAATATTCAGAATAACCATCTGTGTATTAAGGACAATTATAAAATCAGGGACAATTATAAAATCACTCATTTCAAAAGGATAAGTTAATTTTGGGTTtaccaaaaatcaaatttttgatcttttaaatttaaaattctaataccatgtcatgatacaactcatttcaaaaatttatgctaataaaaaaaagtaacactaatgattatatctctaatactctctAAACttttattattcacattgtataaatatttcattgacttCCATACTTTTCCATTTTGTTAGAAGTTAATTTTTTAGGTCCgtagtttaaaataaaataaaagaaaaagggagaataAAAAACTTTGGTTTGTGTTGAGCATTGATAGAAGAAGCAGGATCGTGAAGAAACATGGTGAAGATCTCGCTTGGCGGATACGACGATGGGGAAGGACCTAGCAACCGGATCCAGAAGCGACTCAGGATGGAACAAGAAGATGGCCAAGCAAGCAGAAACGAAAAGGAGGTGCATGAAGGAGATGGCGGCGAGGCTAGAAGTGCAGAGCATGATGAAAACCCTGTTGGATCTGTAAGCGACGATAAGGATAGGTCTATTTCTGTGACTATCATCGATCCCGATGTCCTCGATTGCTGCATTTGCTATGAACCCTTGACTTCCCCTGTTTTCCAGGTCAGTTTCCCCCTTCTTTATTCAATTTGGGCTTGATGCATGCTTCTGTTTGCTATGTTAGAAAGGAATTATCATAATCAGAGCCATTTGAGACTggagaataaattattttagggTTTGAAAGCTTAATTTGTTCCTTTGCAATATTCTTTAACTGTTTCAGTTTCTTGTCTCGTTTAAATTTAGTGAAATATCTAACGATAAAATTTGTTTGTGATCCGTTAAATGGAGAATTCAGTGTGAGAATGGTCATATTGCTTGCTCTAATTGCTGTGCCAGACTTGGGAACAAGTGTCCCATGTGCTCAATGCCCATTGGTTATAACCGCTGCAGAGCTATTGAGAAGGTGCTGGAATCTATTAAAATATCATGCCTGAATGCAAAATATGGTTGTAAACATATGTTTAGTtacagtaaaaaaaatgaacacGAGAAGGAATGTAACTTTCTGCCATGTTTATGCCCGCATTCAGGTTGTGACTTTCTTGCTTCATCTGAGGAGTTATCCCTCCACTTTAGCCATAGGCATATACATTCTGGAATACAGTTTACATACGATAAATTTTTCACTGTCTTCTTAAATCTTGATCACAAAACAATTGTTCTTCAAGAGAAGAATGATGCTAATCTCTTTGTTATTCACAATAACCATGAGCTTCTAGGGAATTTAATCCATATAACTTGCATCGGCCCCAAATCCAAGACAGGGTTTCATTATGATATCTTGGCTAGGTCCCAGGGAACCTCTCTAATATTGCAATCTTATACCAAGATTGTTCAAGGTCACTTTGCTGATGCTCCTTCAGCAGGGATGCTTTTGATTCCTTCTGATTTTTTTGGTTCCGGACAAATCAAGCTGGATATTCGCATAAGGTCATGATTTCATTACTTTGCTGGGGACTGACAGGTTTGTGTTGTTTGTATTCTTTGTTTACCACGTAGTAGATATTATAACTTAGTATTTAGTATTTAAGCACAAGTTGGAAGCTGAAGAATACTTTCAGTGATGTAAAGGATTATCGTTTCAAAACTGTCATGTAAATATGTTGTTTTCCAATTCCAATTCTATGACTACACTTTATTGTTGTTCAGTCCAAGTGTTTCTGTTGTTCTTTGTCAAAGTTTGTGGCTGGTTGAGTGCCTTTCCAGTCAAACTGCAAAGAGCTTCTCACTGGAATTTGGATTACACGAAATGTGTATTTACATAGCTAAGATTCTTAGCCGTTTATACATAGGTGAGACTCAATATGCCTGGAGTGAGGTCTAAATTTGTTGCTGGTGATGTTATTAGTTTAGTACTCGAGTATTTAGAGGCTTATTGCCATGGGTCCCGTGGCCAGTGTTATAccttttttagttaaaattttaaggacttccttgtttaattatttaattagaaaGCTTTAAAGGGTCCTTCATCTGGTGACCCTTAATAAAAAGAGTCAAATTTATAGACGAATTTGATGTCCAAAATTGTATATAGAGTTTATTCATGAAAAGTTTCAACTCATTTTTATCGAGGCGATATTTACTATTAGGCTAACATAAATGAGCAAacaaatgatgatgatgatgatgatgatgatgatgattgtctcCAACGTGCACGGTGCAAAGTCTGTAATTATGTAAAACAACCAAAAGGATAGTACAATGCGTGCAACTATAGTGTGTAGTACACGAAtaagaaaaactgaaaaacCAAGCAAGCACAAACAACTTATACTGACAAGACATAAGTGTAAAATAACACAATTGCAACGACAAAGATAAGGTGAGGTCTGTGATAgaccaaaaccaaaaccaaggCAACCATGCAAGCCAATCCCGAAGGTGATGATGATGGCCCATCTTCACCATTGGACTTGTAATAATATTGTTTCAGTGGAACCGCGAGGCGTCCATAGAGAGCAGTTAGCAACAAGACAAGAGGCAAGATCAAGAGTAGCAAGTTGGCGTTGGCCGTAGCTGTCTGCATGGAAGCCTTGTAGTTCATATATGATGATGTCCATAGCAACAACACCACGATGCCAACTATGGCAACAAGTTGTAAAGGTGGAGCAGATACAGAATACAGAGTTTTTCCTGACCACCCTTGTTCCAATTCTGTATCTGTTTTATCGCTCAAAGTCGAAGCCATTCCcttgatttcttcttcttttttaagatatttattaGTTTCTTGTGCACGTAGAGAACCGATTATGTATATAGTTACATATTTTCTCTACATATATAGCATAGCATAGTATATATCTGTTTATTGCATGAGTTCCAAGTTCCAACTTCCAAGGGTGAAAGGTGATTTTGACTCTATCTCCAGCCGAAGCCGACCTCTAATTTTGGAGTTTTGCCCACCGAGTTGGGCTTCGGTCACGTGTTTGATGGAGGAGCAAAGCGATAATGATGTGCAGATTATACCGCAATAATTGTTTCTATTTTATTCAGTGTTTTATCTCGGTGTTAATTTAACAAAACTTACGGCGTATATATCTTTTTGGAATGCTAAACGtcatagaatttattatttttattattaattagttattaatatttaaaatgagttaaaatattattaaattattaaactaaaaaattaagttaataactaaaagtgACGGTTAATAGGGTTTCTAGTGTGTTATATTAGGATTTTGATAATGCTTTATTAggatttttctttccttcttttaaTCAATCTCACTCAtattacttttcttctttttttccacCTCATTCATTTTTATCTAAATCTATTATCTTATCTATATTCTAATTTCATCCAAAGTCTACCAGCCTTTAACTGACACCCATGAAGCTATGAAGTTACTAATTTGGAATTGTCGAAATTTGGAGAAATCTTTgaaaattcacaatttaaaagGGATTTGAAAATCTCACTCTCCCAAGGTTGTTTTTCTCTATGAAACCAAAAATCAACATCGACAAGTGAAAGCAAGGCTTAAATCTTACAGTTTCAAATATTAGTTCATTACGGATTCACGGAAAGTTATCGGTGGCCTTTCTTTGACATGACATGGAAGAAGAGATGCAATATTCAGATTATTAGTTCTGACAACTTTTATATTGTGGCCTCGATGGTAGAAGTGGGCACTAATGTTTCTTGGGGTATTATTGGAGTTCATTTATATAACACTCTATCACACATAACTTTACACTTAAGATGTAAAATAGAGATGGCGAGGCGCTATGACCTCTATTTGTAAAatcttatatataatataagtgaAAGAAAGTTTTATCTAGAGCCTTTGAaggaaattttaaaataaggtGTTAAACAGAAAAGCGCATCACTCGCGTAACCGATAAGCGTAAACTGGAAAGAAATAAGAGTAAAGcaaaacataaatatataaaaataagagttCCAAGATACAGATAACAAGGCTCCTGACCTGGCTCGCTCCAAAATAGTAACCCAAGAGACAAGAATTCTTCGCTTCATAAACTTCCAGAATGCCTCAGCGAGGTGCCGcctgacctgcatctgaaaaccacaaataTGTAGGGTGAGAATTAGAGGTTCTTAGCATAGTAATAGTGCTCACATAACTAACATATAATGTCTCGAAAAAGTCGAAGGCAATCCTAAAACTTCCGACAATAGATTCAAAATTAAAACCAACATTTAAGATCATAAAATAAGGCAAGGTATCTAAAGGGTTCTAACTTTATCTCAATTCTAACTTAATCCTTAAAATCATCGTCTTTTCTGCAATCCTCCAAAACTCCAATAGAACCACACAGACAAGCAAAACAGACAAAGCAAACACAAGTAGAATACAAGTACGGCAAGAAAATCATATAGCAAGTAAGCATAGTAATTTCACAAAGgcaaacctaaaaaaaatgcaaactcaaacaaaacaaacagatgcatatgatgcatgccttttttactggccatgagctcacgtgtcggttatcTTGCCAGAATTCGACACACCCGATAGCTAACCCGGATACCGTCTCTCTGACATGCctccacactcttgggatatagtgcctgtcACACTCTCGGGATAAAGTGCACATCGCATTTCCTGGGACAAAGTATTCCCACACACTTGGGATATAGCACCCGCCACGCTCTTGGGATATAGGGCCTTTCACActcatgggatatagtgcccgatACACTTCCCAGTGTAAAGTGCtcccacactcttgggatatagcgCCCGCTACGCTCTTGGAATATAGTGTCCGACACATCTTACAACAAAGAGAAAACTCAACATACTCATCATCAACAATCTCAATCAGATTTTCATTATCATGTTCATTCATAATCAATTATCATTATTTTCACATTTAACATTTTCAACACCCTTCAATAACAAATTTCTACTTTATAACTTCcctcaacatcaaattattTTATCCAATAAGTTTACCCACACTCCACAACCTAAAAATCAACTACCAGACTCTAAATGagagatataaaaattttaaaagctagaaaattatttaaaaatataaaaaaataaatcatttcaaaaaataagggttgtgcatacgcacaccccTACCGTGCGTATGCACACGGCTAAAAATAGGTGGTTACGTATGCAAATGTTCCAACTCACATAAAATACTTGCGTCGTGTGTGCTCTTCGCGTACGCATGGTGTAAAATTTAGGGGCTTCAAGCCACATAGATCAGGGGCGGAGCTAGGTGGTGGGAAAGGGGGGCGATGGCCtcccctaattttaattttttacatgtaaatcatatgtaaatttcagtttagtccccttaaaattttattttagtcttagtttattgtataaatatttttggccccctctaatattttatctagCTCCGCCCTGACATAGATCCAGAAACTTGTGCCTTGTTGGTTACATAGTTCGCTGGCACCAAAAAGACGGAGATGAAGTAGCACAAAGGCACATCGATTGGACGAGGAAGCTTTATAGTTATATGGAACCTTTTGTGTCAAAGTGTCCTAGAAAAGCATATATCAACTATAGAGACCTTGACGTTGGGGTGAATAACATTCATGGCTACACATCGTATGAGCAAGCTAGCATTTGGGGTCACAAGtatttcaacaataatttcaAAAGGTTGGCACTTGTCAAGACTAAAGTTGATCCTCTTAACTTCTTTAGGTACGAACAGAGTATACCTATTCTCCTGTTCAAGGCCTAAGGGACaagtataaaaatttcttgattaATATAATGGGATACTATTTATCcatagtttttattataattatttaattaattattattttaaaaataatttgtcacGTAGTAAGTTATTATTGACAAAATAGagtttttttgaagaaaaatttttcCCTCTTAAAATTTGTGTAAAAACCATTAATTCTTCTCTCTAATGGTTAGAATTTGTATGTGtcagaaaaaaatgaaagaatttACTTTAAAAATACTCTTTAAGACTTTAAGATCAAAattattgtttgattttaatatttttttattgcataagaatatttttatggTAAAAATGAAAAAGCTTATTTAgtcttttaacaaaaatattcaaaaagatatatttattttttatataattattcatttatttgtaaatgtattttagtatatatagtgatataataattaaaaaaaattaaatgctgactaaaataatataatctccatggtatttttttattcgtctaaattttaattatatcgatacatattaattattaattagcttACTAAAACAAGCAccattaatttttatatgatataAACAGACACGTGATGGAGATTATTGCTCAAATTTTGGAGGAATATGTCAAAATGAGTTTCTAGTTTCTCCCACTCAAGGCCCATGGTGCTTAGGCTTGTCTCCCTTGTCTGTCCTTTTTAGTGTGTTGATTGTTGAAAAGTTATTATTTCTTAAGAATCTATACATCTTTGCCAGTTGCCATCTATTAAGATCCCTTTGAAAAGTTTcaaggtaatttttttaatttttgatttataaaaaatagtagtattaatgtttggtgtaatttttaaaattaaattgtaattttttaaaaaattatttaagaacttataaaaaagttaaaaaaaataatttcactcataatactattattttttattatatttctataaaataaatatttttataactaaaaattcaaacataaaataacttatttaaaaattatttttaatataatcatttattatttaaattatttttttaaaaataatttaattaaattgtttacCTAAACTGAACCTCAGTCGATATCAATTAtcaagtataaaaaattaaaagtataaataTGATATGTACAAGCAAATGCAACCAAATTCCAAAATGTCTCTCCCACATTACTAACTACCATTCATGAAAAGGAAAAATCTGAAAAATAGTTGATAAATTAATAGAAAGGTTGAATATTATAATGTGGATTCTACCCAACACGAAAGCTTAGGTGCTTCATCTTTGGGGTGGTTGCATATAAATATATGGGAAATTCTTCTCAGCGTGCAGAAATTGTGTCGAAAGTACCGAAAGTGTGAATTGGTTAAAGTAGTGGAATCCAACTCTTTGtatttgttattaataaattatttatttattaattataaaaaataaaaatattgtttatacactaaaattaactaatatatatttctatataaatacattataatttaaataaaaattaaaaataaaaaatagtttaaataacTTACTTAAAGGGAGGTTCGTcgtagatgaaaaataaaaaataaggagactacttttctttttatagGTTTCATAAGGTTCCCTATTACTTTAGATaaactttatataattaatgaaGTTCGCCGTTATCTATGATGGTATAGtggagataataataataatttgagaaatttagataatttttggACAGAGAGTCAACTAAAATTCagtttggttatttttattaaatgataattttttatgaatacaaagttaattttattatttatagatAATTTTGTTAGCCTTTATGAtttctataaatataaatattttctaatgtaaaagattatatttttaagaagTGCTTTTATTAAAGTACTTAAAGGAATAAACTATTATTCCTATAAAATTGTAAACTattatttagatattttaaaaattaaagctgtgcatgttttttaatttaaatgtattagaattttaaaaataaaaatattatttatatactaaaattaattaatatatatttttatataaatacattataatttaatttatttttaataaatatttatatttcaatctACACTAGTGGCATAGTTGAAAATTTATAAAACAAGTACATGAAAAAGCTGGGCACCTCCTCAGTGAACAGTCCCACACAACACTACTTTTGCCTTTCTCGTTCTTCGTCATTATGCGTCGGTGAAATGatccaattttttataaataatgtaCCCGGACAACTAAGACTCCAATCATTGCACTAATATAATGAAATATGAATAAATGAAATTTCTAAATTAGCATgcaaaaattaatgaaaatgtttgataacaaaaataattaataaaaaatatgagagTTGGCACCATACCTTTAATCCTTCACTGTATATTTAAGATTACTGATATGCATGTGATATCAGATTCTACAAAAATGAAGCACTCAAGTCCATATTTGACTGTTGTTGTAATTGGTCTTTTATTTGCATTAGCATATTCTACATCTCATACTCATGATCATGAACATTTCCTTCAGTGCCTTCAACTTCAGAACTCCACCTCAATCTCTGAGGTTGTTTACACCCCTTCCAATTCCTCTTATTCCTCTATACTGCAGTTTTCCATTCAAAACCATAGATTCTTATCCAAAACAACTCCCAAACCCCTAGTCATTGTGACTCCCCTCCATGCTTCCCATGTTCAAGCCACCATAATCTGTTCCCAACTCCATGGCTTGCAGATTCGAACTCGAAGCGGTGGCCATGACCTTGAGGGACTCTCCTATATTTCACAAGTTCCATTTGTTATCATTGATTTCATGAAGTACAGAAATATCCAAGTGGATGTAGAAAAAAGAACTGCATGGGTTCAAGCTGGGGCAACTATAGGTGAACTTTACTATAGCATCAGCAAGAAAAGCAAAACTCTGGCTTTTCCAGCAGGTATATGCCCCTCTGTTGGAGTTGGAGGGCACTTCAGTGGTGGTGGCTATGGATACTTGATGCGTAAATATGGCCTTGCTGCTGATAATATAATTGATGCTCACATGGTTGATGTGAAGGGTAGGTTTCTTGACAGAGAAGCAATGGGTGAGGATCTTTTCTGGGCCATTAGAGGTGGTGGTGGAGCAAGCTTTGGAGTCATCCTAGCATGGATGGTCAAACTAGTTCCAGTTCCACCAACTGTGACAGTTTTCAGAGTTGAAAGGACTTTGGAGCAAAATGCAACTATGCTCGTTATGAAGTGGCAGATTGTGGCAATTAAACTTCATAAGGACCTAACCATCAGGCTCATATTAACGACAAAAGCCAAATTCGAAGCCCTGTTTCTTGGTGGTAAGGATAAACTCATTCCATTGATGCAAGAACGCTTCCCAGAATTGGGTTTGGTCAAGGAAGATTGTACTGAGATGAGTTGGGTAGAGTCAACGGTTTACATGGCTGGATCAAGTAGTAAATCCCTTCAAGTTTTGCTGCAAAGAACTCCAAGCCCGCCACAAAATTACAAAGGGAAATCTGACTTTCTGAAACACCCCATTCCTGAAAGTGGTTTAGAAGGAATATGGCAACTATTTAAGGAGAACGGGGACAAAGATGCATTCATGGAACTAGTTCCTTATGGGGGAATAATGGATGAGATTCCTGAGTCCGAACTTCCATATCCACATAGATCCGGAAACTTGTGCCTTGTTGGTTACATAGTTCCCTTGCACCAAGAAGACGGAGATGAAGTAGCACAAAGGCACATCGATTGGACGAGGAAGCTTTATAGTTATATGGAACGTTTTGTGTCAAAGTGTCCTAGAAAAGCATATATCAACTATAGAGACCTTGACATTGGGGTGAATAACATTGATGGCTACACATCGTATGAGCAAGCTAGCATTTGGGGTCACAAGtatttcaacaataatttcaAAAGGTTGGCACTTGTCAAGACTAAGGTTGATCCTCTTAACTTCTTTCGGTACGAACAAAGTATACCTACTCTCCTGTGTTTAAGGCCTAAGGGACACAAGtagtataaaaatttcttgCTATAAGAGGGTGTAATAATGAGTGGATTAATAATAAATGGAGGCACTCAcataaaacgtctttttttttaagatgtttctatgttgtgttttaattgattttttgtataatttattcgATGTTCttcatcacatattattaaatttcttaaaaaagtttctttcaaaaaacaataaaaagcatTTAATTTGAACTATAACAAAAAAGATAATagattaactattaatttttttaaaagattatttacataaaaaaatatatcacatttatcaaaatatatataataaaacaaGCTCTTAAAatgtttataaataaaaaagtaattaagataagataagataactatcatAAGCTATATAAAGGAGAGCCAGAAGCCCTTAGGTACAAACTCATTCAGACTGCGGAGTATCTTTGCAGATTCCACCACCCCGACCACTCCAAGAAGATGATCCGATAAACGTTGCAAGTCCCTGATCCTACAACCACTAACAACAATGGTTCTCAAGATCAGCATTGAACCCAACATGATCACCGAAATCGAGACTTATGACCTCACTTCCCGCCATTATCCTTACATCATTTATGCGCATCCTCTGCATCAACACCACCTCTTCCCAAACGCTCTCCAAGTGGCTCACCAACCTCCTCAAGTCCACTCCCAAAAACACCTCGGTCATGGTGGGTGTAACTGCCGAGCACCAATTTACCAAGTACACCAAGCGCGGCGTCAAGGACCATGGCTACAACTTCATCTCCCTCTGTGTTGGCTCTCACTGCCTCCTCTACCCTCTTCTCCAACAAGCCGACTATTACAAAGCGAAGCAAAATCCTAGGCCCCTCTGCGACTTCTTCGCCAACCCTAGGGTTATCGCGGTGGGAATGGAGATCGAAAAGGTGAAGGCAAAGCTGGAGAAGCACCATGGGATCGAGCTGAAGAAGGCGTTGGACCTTAGGACGATGGCGGTGGAAGGGACGAAAGAGGTAGGGGAGAAGGTGGATCTGTGGCGGTACAATGTTGACAAGTTGGCGAAGACAGTGCTAGGGAAGCACTTTGACGTGGTGAGGCCGGAAGAGAAGCTGGACTGGTACGATGAAGAAAGCTCGTGCTGTTATTACAATGTGTATACGGATGAGAAGACAATGTTCATCACCATTGATACTTATCTTTGCTACCTCATTGGTTTCGAGCTGCATAGTATGATCCATGAACATGAAGTGGGTAAGAGCCAAGATTCTAGTAAGTCCAAAAAGAAGGTtaacaagaagaagaactcatgaGGTGCCTTTGATTTCTAAGATTAGTAATGAGGTAATGCATGCATAGTTTGATTAGACTTTAGAGTAGTATATGACCGTAATTCTATCTTTATTAATGATAGTAACTTTTACCCTTTCAATTTTTATCTGGATTTAGATATAGATTTTTGTCATGGAGGCCACTCAAATAAAGACgcttaaaacgtctttttttaaagatgtttttatattgtgttttaatttatttctgtataatttatttGGTATTCttcatcacatattattaaatttttcaaaagattttctttccaaaaataataaaaaatatttaatttagattaaaacaaaaaaggtaaTAGATtaacatcaaaatatatatatataacaagctCAAATCtcttatattataaattaaaattcacaaatttaaatttttctttcatttttaatataagcattagaaataaataaaatttttataactaaatgtagtgtaacaaaatatatataatattaattagttcttaaaaaattttaaaaaaaatagtttttttcattttagtaaaataactatttattaaagtagataaattaattatttttttctcatatacaatttttttaaggcataaaagtaattaattaggacattggttaagataattaaagtcactatttcattaaatttttaatttaaagaaaaatcctagttaattttcgtataaaaattttcaatttgaaaacattgataaaaattatgttaaattttgatt
The genomic region above belongs to Arachis duranensis cultivar V14167 chromosome 3, aradu.V14167.gnm2.J7QH, whole genome shotgun sequence and contains:
- the LOC107481707 gene encoding tetrahydroberberine oxidase; the protein is MKHSSPYLTVVVIGLLFALAYSTSHTHDHEHFLQCLQLQNSTSISEVVYTPSNSSYSSILQFSIQNHRFLSKTTPKPLVIVTPLHASHVQATIICSQLHGLQIRTRSGGHDLEGLSYISQVPFVIIDFMKYRNIQVDVEKRTAWVQAGATIGELYYSISKKSKTLAFPAGICPSVGVGGHFSGGGYGYLMRKYGLAADNIIDAHMVDVKGRFLDREAMGEDLFWAIRGGGGASFGVILAWMVKLVPVPPTVTVFRVERTLEQNATMLVMKWQIVAIKLHKDLTIRLILTTKAKFEALFLGGKDKLIPLMQERFPELGLVKEDCTEMSWVESTVYMAGSSSKSLQVLLQRTPSPPQNYKGKSDFLKHPIPESGLEGIWQLFKENGDKDAFMELVPYGGIMDEIPESELPYPHRSGNLCLVGYIVPLHQEDGDEVAQRHIDWTRKLYSYMERFVSKCPRKAYINYRDLDIGVNNIDGYTSYEQASIWGHKYFNNNFKRLALVKTKVDPLNFFRYEQSIPTLLCLRPKGHK
- the LOC107481708 gene encoding E3 ubiquitin-protein ligase SINA-like 10, with translation MVKISLGGYDDGEGPSNRIQKRLRMEQEDGQASRNEKEVHEGDGGEARSAEHDENPVGSVSDDKDRSISVTIIDPDVLDCCICYEPLTSPVFQCENGHIACSNCCARLGNKCPMCSMPIGYNRCRAIEKVLESIKISCLNAKYGCKHMFSYSKKNEHEKECNFLPCLCPHSGCDFLASSEELSLHFSHRHIHSGIQFTYDKFFTVFLNLDHKTIVLQEKNDANLFVIHNNHELLGNLIHITCIGPKSKTGFHYDILARSQGTSLILQSYTKIVQGHFADAPSAGMLLIPSDFFGSGQIKLDIRIRS